One Mercenaria mercenaria strain notata chromosome 12, MADL_Memer_1, whole genome shotgun sequence DNA segment encodes these proteins:
- the LOC123533980 gene encoding uncharacterized protein LOC123533980: MFHMPDYYHNISMRLSEVLDDIGVNENIVIKRRRTTLLTETMVTINFRANGKQCNLYYLGSQSEGTTTLGLQSDSDILYCIDGGIVIQDWSEWTPGKLNLLMIQNEITPPGYCLLQVLRPDTPLPATVELANIAVNDTHGRILFKNTITDAAYILQGRQRQGPSTTLAAEPGFVAQDLVLALPCISCPQSLRAWLHQQETNTWPTAEMKRFAKSTRCFVVGVGSRASENAAFEWRLSTSLAERCLMFNLNITQIKCYILMKMILKTYIKVENLDNESYISSFMCKTVLFLCIASKPSSVWKECNILNCLNYCLFTLNSCILNEHCPHFIVHENNLMAGKFSAEVKQKLLERMSTLIPYDGISLFGIQIDNLGKRLQIKLNMINELHYVLPQPDEQTISITGVLLVIIAQEVSEVVEIGAGSLEILLQKMIQLKRYYRAGDMLEKTACRLLIPLLCTSIGSLIASQNIQINNTVSPQALTWIEAGLDSDVASSRLKLASIMYCVGNAETAASILSHIEERYKTEVTEPLCHCYNFCKSYFKTGFGRLSSQYGVEALKYIVAFCVKFFTWEINCVPHELQYEMFRSTQEDLQHRGMFDDWMDCAVVDSLPYLYFLQYKTYSFLQRPEEQQQALNKLGWVIRTEHNLGHRETALNLLGQCMELENRPADALQCYMLSLRLRERNNAARFHICRCLANTIS, translated from the coding sequence ATGTTTCATATGCCAGATTACTATCACAATATATCCATGAGACTTTCTGAGGTCTTGGATGATATTggagtaaatgaaaatattgtgataaaGAGGAGGAGGACAACTCTACTGACAGAAACTATGGTGACAATCAATTTCAGAGCAAATGGTAAACAATGCAATCTTTATTATTTAGGCAGTCAATCAGAAGGCACCACAACATTAGGACTGCAATCAGATAGTGACATACTATACTGTATAGATGGTGGCATTGTAATACAGGACTGGTCTGAATGGACTCCAGGTAAACTTAACTTGCTGATGATCCAGAATGAAATAACACCACCTGGTTATTGTCTTCTACAGGTACTTAGACCTGATACTCCACTTCCTGCTACAGTTGAACTGGCTAATATAGCAGTAAATGATACACATGGACGGATCTTGTTCAAGAACACAATAACTGATGCTGCATATATATTGCAAGGACGTCAGCGACAAGGACCATCAACAACATTAGCTGCAGAACCAGGTTTTGTTGCACAAGACCTTGTATTGGCATTGCCTTGTATATCATGTCCCCAGTCATTAAGAGCTTGGCTGCACCAGCAAGAAACAAATACATGGCCAACAGCAGAAATGAAGAGATTTGCAAAATCAACAAGGtgttttgttgttggtgttggcAGCAGAGCAAGTGAAAATGCAGCCTTTGAATGGAGACTTTCTACCTCATTAGCTGAACGCTGCTTGATGTTCAATTTGAATATTACTCAGATAAAatgttatatcttaatgaaaatgattcttaaaacatACATTAAGGTTGAAAATCTTGACAATGAAAGTTACATTTCAAGCttcatgtgtaaaactgttttatttctctGTATAGCAAGTAAACCTTCATCTGTATGGAAGGAGTGTAATATATTAAACTGTTTAAATTACTGCCTATTTACGCTGAACAGTTGTATATTGAATGAACACTGTCcccatttcattgttcatgaAAACAATCTAATGGCAGGAAAATTTTCTGCTGAAGTCAAACAGAAGTTACTTGAAAGAATGTCAACTTTAATCCCATATGATGGAATTTCACTGTTTGGAATTCAGATTGACAACCTTGGTAAAAGACTTCAGATTAAGCTCAATATGATAAATGAGCTACATTATGTTTTACCACAGCCAGATGAGCAAACAATATCTATAACGGGTGTTTTGTTAGTTATTATAGCTCAAGAAGTTTCAGAAGTAGTGGAGATAGGAGCTGGAAGTTTAGAAATACTATTACAGAAAATGATACAACTAAAAAGATACTACAGAGCTGGTGACATGTTAGAAAAGACAGCATGCAGACTTCTAATACCTCTACTTTGTACCTCAATAGGATCTCTGATAGCCTCACAGAACATTCAGATTAACAACACAGTTTCTCCTCAAGCACTTACATGGATTGAAGCTGGATTGGACTCAGATGTTGCTTCAAGCAGACTAAAACTTGCATCTATAATGTACTGTGTAGGCAACGCAGAAACAGCTGCTTCAATTCTTTCTCATATAGAAGAACGATATAAAACAGAAGTTACCGAGCCTTTATGTCACTGCTACAACTTCTGTAAATCTTACTTTAAGACAGGATTTGGTCGACTTTCTAGTCAATATGGTGTAGAGGCTTTAAAATACATTGTtgcattttgtgtaaaatttttcaCTTGGGAAATAAACTGTGTACCACATGAACTTCAGTATGAAATGTTTAGGTCAACACAAGAGGACCTTCAACACAGAGGTATGTTTGATGACTGGATGGACTGTGCTGTAGTAGACTCACTGCCATACCTTTACTTTCTACAATACAAGACATACAGCTTCCTACAGAGACCCGAGGAACAGCAACAAGCACTGAACAAACTTGGGTGGGTTATTAGAACAGAGCACAACCTTGGACACAGAGAAACAGCACTGAATTTACTGGGACAGTGTATGGAACTGGAGAACAGACCTGCTGATGCTCTACAATGTTACATGTTATCTTTACGCCTCAGAGAAAGAAACAATGCTGCCAGATTTCATATCTGCAGGTGTTTGGCTAATACAATCTCATAA